The genome window TAATTAAATTTAATATATATAAAATATGACACTAATAATAGAAGGAAAAAATTTAAAAATTGAAGATGTAGTAAAAGTTGCAAGACATAATGAAAAAGTAGAACTTCATGCCGATTCAATAAAAAGAATAAATAAATGCCGTGCAATGCTTGAAAGAAAAATTGAAGCACATGAAATAATGTATGGTGTAAATACCGGAATTGGTGAATTTTCAGAAGTTGTATTGGATGATGACCAAGTTAAAGATTTTCAAAAATACCTAATTTATAATCATGCTGCCGGAATAGGTGATCCTGCTCCTATAGAATATGTACGAGCTGCAATGCTTGGAAGAATAAATGTTCATTCTCATGGTAATTCCGGAGTTCGTATTGAAATTACCCAAACTCTTGTTGATTTACTTAACAAAGGTGTTACACCTTTTGTTTGCCAAAAAGGATCAGTAGGTGCAAGCGGAGACCTTGCTCCTATGTCTCAAATTGCTCTTTTAATGATGGGCGAAGGACAGGCTTATTACAAAGGACAATTGATGGAAAGTAAAAAAGCTATGGATTTGGCTGGCATTGCTGTACCCGGATTACATGCTCGTGATGGCTTAGCTACTATCAACGGTTCAAATTTGTTAACTGCAATGAGTGCTATCTGGCTTTACGATGCAAATAGATGGTTAAAGCAAGCAGAAATTGCTGCATCCATGAGCCTTGAAGCTCTTAAAGCCAATATGAAACCTTATACCAAAAAGCTTCATGAAGTAAGAGGATTTAAGGGAGCTGTAAGAAGTGCAGAAGCTATAAATAAATGTGTTCAAAAAGGAGATCTTAAATTAGAAAAAGTTCAATGTAAAGTTCAGGATGCTTACTCAATGCGGTCAACACCGCAAGTAATTGGTGCAGCTCATGATGCTCTTGCTTACGCAAAATCACAGGTGGAAATAGAATTAAATGGTGTAGGTGACAATCCTATTTTCTTTCCTGATGAAGATATGCAAATTTCAGGTGCTAACTTTCAAGGAACTCCTGTTTCTGTTCCTATGGATATGGCAGGTTATTGTATTACAATGGTTAGTATTATGTCGGAAAGAAGAATGAACAGACTTAATAATCCTGCTTTGAGTGTTGGTTTACCAGCATTTCTTACTAAAGGAGCAGGAATGTTTTCAGGGCTTATGCTTAGCCAATATACTGCTGATATGCAAATTGTTGAACAAAAAATCCTCTCTGCCCCTGCTTCAATACAGTCAATTCCTGCGGCTGCCGATCAGGAAGATTTTGTTTCAATGGGAATGAATACTGCAATTAAAAACTTTCAAATACTGGATAATGCTTATGGAATTCTCGGTATTGAATTTATGGCTGCTGCTCAAGCTCTTGATTTTAGAGATTATAATTTTGGTACAGGAACAACTAAAGCAAAAGAAATTATTCGTAAATATGTAGATTTCCTTGAAATTGACAGACCACTATATGCCGACCATACTAAAATGAAAGAACTTGTAAAGTCTTGTGAAATTCTTGAAGAAGTTGAGAAAATTATTGGCTCTTTAGAATAATCTAGTA of Bacteroidota bacterium contains these proteins:
- a CDS encoding aromatic amino acid ammonia-lyase, encoding MTLIIEGKNLKIEDVVKVARHNEKVELHADSIKRINKCRAMLERKIEAHEIMYGVNTGIGEFSEVVLDDDQVKDFQKYLIYNHAAGIGDPAPIEYVRAAMLGRINVHSHGNSGVRIEITQTLVDLLNKGVTPFVCQKGSVGASGDLAPMSQIALLMMGEGQAYYKGQLMESKKAMDLAGIAVPGLHARDGLATINGSNLLTAMSAIWLYDANRWLKQAEIAASMSLEALKANMKPYTKKLHEVRGFKGAVRSAEAINKCVQKGDLKLEKVQCKVQDAYSMRSTPQVIGAAHDALAYAKSQVEIELNGVGDNPIFFPDEDMQISGANFQGTPVSVPMDMAGYCITMVSIMSERRMNRLNNPALSVGLPAFLTKGAGMFSGLMLSQYTADMQIVEQKILSAPASIQSIPAAADQEDFVSMGMNTAIKNFQILDNAYGILGIEFMAAAQALDFRDYNFGTGTTKAKEIIRKYVDFLEIDRPLYADHTKMKELVKSCEILEEVEKIIGSLE